One stretch of Toxoplasma gondii ME49 chromosome XI, whole genome shotgun sequence DNA includes these proteins:
- a CDS encoding hypothetical protein (encoded by transcript TGME49_315580), whose translation MGVLRDAPARLELLVFSAFPSRRRLVFLTDLLFRPSKVSEVAEALLILLSSSSDGCFFSLCFSSVGEAVSPSSSASVDCSFPVLLHFRMAPAASGGSPQTRSGSRRSSALTAYSQVLPRRQPRRSPFVSADESEKPRRKPSSAQAGAQGEVASPAEETTASTEFVASAPSSACQSDADSVTAGGETGAKRLAGASSGRPETFWSPMMGPESVGGERGRQEDDCLRLSFSVDSSCSDASGIWSSSDGFLPPAMSEPQYTFASLPSSDSLAGGLGASSVASCTSSSASSSTPSTDVSRQASGDLSVSVSRKEETRRRLDASPSWPPATDWRLSLSQRVVHTPAKAVSAGSLPARAESAAGVCTPQKRVKPKRRARSVRACPLALGRRRIPTKPTLTSVESSLLYKYRAPAGPGIQVPALRLESAPTKLSNWQFSWQELLCYNPRAYSATPLFEENYLVMRAGVENFLTPMTDLVFVDRNSAHLSPAYVYHAYLIPPVCPHEYHLAACIQCYTSDDSWLSRGAWRRVCQPNGRAETLRPTNPLVLPFRPSESPEEKTQFHFQFQRKACHPLYQDAAPGAGGRASAVGQNRKLPLHLWILLGGKDMQALDGIVLAWKFLRFASEIPPSEFVEGPGEATAGVSEAAAELPTGALFWGESRCSGQKQYFQYHSAGRHPSQDQTCESAGDSSKATGRSFSPFGPFLYDMDGVSEDKKYRLSFLMVDIPGYGNSSGHPAPETVRSSVLQAVKHALMELVDHHGEESIVVNILGYSLGCAVALALAADLAESLHRDLSFACVRPRVATQTACSAKKIATAAAAWEERMRNATWEEAPPGSEKAGKPRVHSGVAFDQDNLTLRDTCNVTLNEEGTCVVPLDAAYMGDLEKPDGLRLAINRLILLAPFTSIQAMASRVAAATVGGGGFISRAASALVSRQINWDNEASMKRLFEFMGKIKKTSQSDVFRNFRLYIQHGDKDSVIPWTMGFELFTLAKSLRSAHNMPHIPLKFSKLSGETHATVLSGPSELPLLESCFSPYRLHPAAPLALLKFYSRLTRLPSAGSRRSAMLPGVYGRAGLVRVPVVSGLPSKTIVARQNTVPTFSSLVPPLARSTSLLVRTSQGTAVTAPRPGAASERRLRHSTSDGFLVPQGFGNPHGTGSPEVSSAPRNDPVTSVREVGYTAGDVQHSYSPVSLAHAFSRAASGPLPSYASELTVPLAPAGGSTSSVSGGHPLPPVPSFSRSNTAFAASSTRSAQTHHELGSHKPPVPPSKPGCLERTGVTVRSASLTPVGSHLNGGFVGN comes from the exons ATGGGAGTTCTGCGCGACGCGCCTGCGCGCCTGGaactcctcgttttctctgcatttccaAGCCGGAggcgtctcgtcttcctcaccGACCTGCTTTTTCGGCCTTCGAAAGTCTCAGAAGTCGCCGAAGCTCTCCTGATTCtcctgtcctcttcttctgacggctgcttcttctcgctctgcttctcttcggtCGGGGaagctgtctctccttcttcctcggcttcggTGGATTGTTCCTTCCCTGTTCTTCTGCACTTCAGGATGGCGCCGGCGGCGAGTGGCGGGTCGCCGCAGACGCGCAGCGGATCTCGACGCTCCAGTGCGCTAACCGCGTACAGTCAGGTTCTTCCTCGGCGTCAGCCGCGGCGATCccccttcgtttctgccgacgagagcgagaagccgcGCAGAAAGCCGAGCTCGGCGCAGGCAGGCGCGCAAGGCGAAGTCGCTTCGCCAGCTGAAGAGACGACCGCGTCAACAGAGTTCGTCGCGTCTGCACCCTCTTCTGCATGCCAGTCTGACGCGGACTCGGTGACCGCAGGcggggagacaggcgcgaaGAGACTGGCCGGCGCTTCCAGTGGACGGCCGGAGACTTTCTGGTCGCCGATGATGGGTCCTGAGAGTgtcggaggcgagagaggccgtCAAGAAGACGACTGTTTGcggctttctttctcggtgGACAGCTCATGTTCAGACGCCTCAGGCATCTGGAGTTCCAGCGACGGATTTCTGCCGCCTGCAATGTCGGAGCCACAGTACacgttcgcgtctctgccttcctcggaCTCGTTGGCTGGCGGCCTCGgcgcttcctctgtcgcttcctgcacctcgtcttctgcgtcttcgtctacCCCCTCGACGGACGTCTCTCGCCAGGCCTCTGGGGACCTTTCCGTCAGCGTCTCccggaaagaggagacgcgccggCGTCTCGACGCTTCCCCCAGCTGGCCGCCGGCGACCGACTGGCGCTTGTCCCTGTCCCAGCGCGTCGTCCACACCCCAGCAAaggctgtctccgccgggAGCCTCCCAGCCAGAGCAGAAAGCGCCGCTGGTGTGTGTACACCGCAGAAGAGGGTGAAACCGAAGCGTCGCGCGCGGTCAGTTCGGGCATGTCCTCTGGCGCTGGGCCGCAGACGGATTCCGACGAAGCCGACCTTGACGAGTGTTGAGTCGAGTCTCCTCTACAAGTACCGCGCGCCGGCCGGCCCGGGCATTCAGGTGCCAGCGCTCAGACTCGAGTCCGCGCCGACAAAGTTGAGTAACTGGCAGTTCTCTTGGCAAGAACTCCTCTGCTACAATCCGCGAGCGTACAGCGCTACTCCGCTCTTTGAAGAAAACTACCTCGTCATGCGCGCGGGCGTCGAGAACTTCCTCACCCCCATGACAGACCTCGTCTTCGTG GATCGAAACTCCGCGCATCTCAGTCCCGCCTACGTTTACCATGCGTACTTGATCCCTCCCGTCTGTCCCCATGAGTATCATTTGGCAGCCT gcATTCAGTGCTACACGAGCGACGACAGCTGGTTGAGTCGAGGCGCGTGGAGGCGCGTCTGCCAGCCGAACGGACGGGCGGAGACTCTGCGGCCGACAAATCCTCTTGTGCTTCCCTTTCGTCCCTCAGAGAGtccggaggagaagacgcaatTCCACTTTCAGTTTCAGCGAAAAGCCTGCCATCCGCTCTACCAAGACGCGGCGCCAGGCGCGGGAGGCCGTGCGTCCGCCGTCGGCCAGAACCGCAAGCTGCCGCTGCATCTGTGGATTCTTCTTGGCGGCAAAGACATGCAGGCTCTCGACG GGATTGTGTTGGCGTGGAAGTTTCTGCGCTTCGCGTCGGAGATCCCACCGAGCGAGTTCGTCGAAGGCCCCGGTGAAGCTACTGCGGGTGTTTCGGAAGCCGCTGCAGAACTGCCAACGGGCGCGCTCTTCTGGGGAGAAAGCCGATGTTCTGGACAGAAGCAGTACTTCCAATATCACTCTGCG GGAAGACATCCTTCGCAAGACCAGACTTGCGAGTCGGCAGGCGACTCTTCAAAAGCCACAG gtcgttccttctctccgtttggACCCTTTCTGTATGACATGGACGGTGTGTCGGAGGACAAGAAGTATCGTCTGTCGTTTTTGATGGTGGACATTCCTGGGTACGGCAATTCTTCTGGCCACCCTGCGCCGGAGACTGTTCGCAGCAGCGTTCTGCAG GCGGTGAAACATGCGCTGATGGAGCTCGTGGACCAccacggagaagagagcatCGTCGTCAACATTCTCGGCTACTCTCTGGGGTgcgccgtcgctctcgcgctcgcTGCCGACCTCGCCGAGAGCCTGCACAGGGATCTTTCGTTCGCTTGCGTTCGTCCGCGGGTTGCGACGCAGACCGCCTGCAGCGCCAAAAAGATCGCGACGGCAGCTGCGGCCTGGGAAGAACGCATGCGCAACGCGACTTGGGAGGAGGCGCCTCCCGGCAGCGAGAAAGCGGGGAAGCCAAGAGTGCACTCGGGAGTTGCGTTCGACCAGGACAACCTGACTCTGCGGGATACATGTAACGTGACTCtaaacgaagaaggaacttGCGTCGTTCCGCTGGACGCAGCTTACATGGGGGACCTCGAAAAGCCGGACGGCCTCCGACTCGCG ATCAACCGTTTGATACTTCTCGCGCCGTTCACTTCGATCCAGGCGATGGCGTCGCGTGTGGCGGCGGCGACTGTGGGGGGCGGGGGGTTCATCAGTCGCGCGGCGAGTGCCCTCGTGAGCCGCCAAATCAACTGGGACAACGAAGCCTCGATGAAGCGTCTCTTCGAATTCATGGGCA AAATCAAGAAAACCTCCCAGTCGGACGTCTTCCGCAACTTTCGGCTGTACATTCAGcacggagacaaagacagcGTGATTCCGTGGACTATGGGTTTTGAACTCTTCACACTTGCCAAGTCTCTCCGGTCGGCTCACAACATGCCACACATTCCTCTTAAG TTTTCCAAGCTCTCTGGCGAGACCCATGCAACTGTCCTCTCTGGGCCAAGTGAGCTGCCGCTGCTCGAGAGTTGCTTCTCGCCGTATCGCCTGCATCCGGCGGCGCCCCTGGCTCTCTTGAAATTCTACTCGCGCCTGACGCGCCTCCCGAGCGCAGGGTCTCGGCGCAGCGCGATGCTGCCTGGGGTCTACGGCCGCGCCGGCTTGGTCCGTGTGCCGGTGGTTTCCGGTCTGCCCTCGAAGACGATCGTCGCTCGGCAAAACACTGTACcgactttctcttctcttgtgcCGCCCCTCGCGCGCTCAACTTCGCTGCTTGTCCGCACCTCCCAGGGGACGGCTGTCACCGCGCCTCGGCCGGGCGCGGCGTCTGAGCGTCGCCTGCGCCACTCGACAAGCGACGGTTTCCTTGTTCCTCAAGGCTTCGGAAATCCACACG GCACCGGTTCTCCAGAGGTCTCTTCCGCGCCCCGTAACGACCCAGTGACGAGTGTTCGTGAAGTGGGGTATACGGCCGGCGATGTTCAGCATTCGTactctcccgtctctctggcgcatgcgttttcgcGAGCTGCCTCGGGGCCGTTGCCTTCGTACGCCTCAGAGTTGACTGTCCCTCTGGCGCCTGCGGGCGGCTCGAcctcgagtgtctccggAGGTCACCCGTTGCCTCCGGTACCTTCCTTTAGTCGGTCCAACACCGCATTCGCGGCGTCTTCCACGAGGTCTGCTCAGACGCATCACGAGCTAGGGTCGCACAAGCCGCCAGTGCCTCCAAGCAAGCCAGGGTGTCTCGAGCGCACGGGCGTGACTGTCCGTAGCGCCTCTCTGACTCCCGTAGGTTCGCACTTGAACGGGGGCTTTGTCGGAAATTGA
- a CDS encoding hypothetical protein (encoded by transcript TGME49_315570) translates to MKGPSKMAARPKAKPAKKAPVKKAAAKKAASAPKKTMCKRAASAKPAAAAAPAKKVKKMVAKKAATKKAAPKKVNVKKTATKKAAKGKGKK, encoded by the exons ATGAAAGG CCCTAGCAAGATGGCGGCACGCCCCAAAGCCAAaccggcgaagaaggctccggtgaagaaggcagcagcgaagaaggccgcAAGCGCACCCAAGAAAACCATGTGCAAGCGAGCCGCATCTGCGAAGCctgcagctgccgcagcTCCCGCCAAGAAGGTCAAGAAGATGGTCGCCAAGAAGGCGGCGACCAAAAAGGCGGCTCCGAAGAAGGTCAACGTCAAGAAGACTGCGACCAAAAAGGCAGCCAAGGGCAAGGGCAAGAAATAA
- a CDS encoding macro domain-containing protein (encoded by transcript TGME49_315590), with amino-acid sequence MALSIGAAVSDAIQWLSSELRRTLDDEMLADSPALGLPSSPFSSRRPSPCYSEADCFLPSPVRRTAPAAAVSLDCLLSWQDTLDEASCDSAPLDVSSTPSTCGESPGGGTSDLKSRLSQTSSGASPLCAAQRPLAGEASASCTARRNSPFPVDPDLNRRLFLYYGDPCSLKVDAVVCFINEAFKPIDHLGARLALIGGDELVDEQRHLERCKAGEARICRSFNLPSSHIIYTVGPRCNSKYVTATHNALNSCLRESLLLLGEKSLSSVAVPLYSPGTAARRSLRRASSSAAALRPHNLRRMQPREDSESLPGRDSFSARDDAPCRDTRETPSPEVCRLAGEDGDEADAFLHTSLRSLRRWMEKLREKLDAVVLIVDDCQDMRACEAFVGLYFPRNEAEEAAALRGLPEEVGDACGQIEVAERRMRVEREGSRSSLRASPSLSRGEITSQFGSLFMPACDSDADEDPRAPFEEASRILNSADVSFTDAKACTETEKRLQALSAPRDLAAGVDSEALYHRYLRQASAIADCTAFKQLDAVGFLSPRGTDRAGRPLILFFAALFPSTPVDAHLVLLYIIKSLDPYIRDKYTLLYVNTEVHHSHMPSMALWKEFFHLFSQYENTLDQLLVLHPGLLFKAAFACMRPYLPAHLWHGTFYLDSIKDLSMHVDDAHLLLPNFVVEFDKRPRKKLLGLSL; translated from the exons ATGGCGCTCAGCATCGGGGCAGCAGTTTCAGACGCCATCCAGTGGCTGTCGTCTGAGCTTCGCAGGACGCTCGACGACGAGATGCTCGCAGATTCGCCTGCGCTcggccttccttcttctcctttctcgtcgcgACGACCGAGTCCATGCTACAGTGAAGCagactgttttcttccttctcccgtcCGCCGCACTGCCCCCGCtgccgccgtctctctcgattgtctcctctcctg GCAAGATACCCTGGACGAAGCCTCCTGCGACTCTGCGCCGCTGGACGTTTCTTCCACTCCCTCGACTTGCGGAGAAAGTCCAGGGGGAGGGACTTCCGACTTGAAAAGTCGACTTTCGCAGACCTCCAGtggcgcctcgcctctctgcgccgCGCAGCGGCCGCTTGCAGGTGAAGCCTCGGCGTCCTGCACAGCTAGGCGAAACAGTCCATTCCCTGTAGATCCCGACCTAAAccgtcgccttttcctctACTACGGAGATCCTTGCTCTCTCAAAGTCGACGCCGTCGTCTGTTTCATAAACGAAGCTTTCAAGCCGATCGACCATCTCGGCGCTCGACTCGCCCTCA TTGGAGGCGACGAACTCGTCGACGAGCAGCGCCATCTCGAACGCTGCAAAGCCGGCGAGGCGCGCATCTGTCGCTCCTTCAATCTACCTTCTTCTCACATCATCTACACA GTCGGACCGCGTTGCAACAGCAAGTACGTGACGGCTACGCACAACGCGTTGAACAGTTGTTTGCGggagtctctgcttcttttggGGGAGAAGAGTCTTTCGTCCGTCGCTGTTCCTCTCTACTCCCCCGGCACTGCCGCGCGTCGCTCGCTTCgtcgcgcgtcttcctcaGCAGCCGCGCTCCGACCGCACAACctccgacgcatgcagcctcgCGAGGACTCCGAGTCTCTCCCAGGAAGAGACAGTTTTTCCGCGAGAGATGATGCGCcgtgtcgagacacccgagagacTCCCAGTCCAGAGGTCTGTCGGCTTGCGggggaagacggagacgaggcagacgcgtttctccacaCCTCTCTGCGCAGTCTGAGGCGCTGGATGGAGAAGCTGCGAGAAAAACTCGACGCAGTCGTTCTCATCGTCGACGACTGCCAAGACATGCGCGCGTGCGAGGCCTTCGTCGGACTCTACTTCCCtcgaaacgaagcagaagag GCGGCGGCGCTGCGAGGCCTGCCTGAGGAGGTCGGCGACGCTTGCGGTCAAATCGAAGTCGCGgagcggcgcatgcgcgttgagcgcgaaggaagcagaagcagttTGCGCGCAagtccgtctctttctcgcgggGAAATCACTTCTCAATTCGGCAGCCTTTTCATGCCTGCGTGCGACAGCGACGCGGACGAAGATCCGCGCGCTCCGTTCGAAGAAGCCTCTCGAATTCTCAACTCGGCAGACGTCAGCTTCACAGACGCAAAGGCCTgcacggagacggagaagcgccTGCAAGCGCTCAGCGCCCCCCGGGAt CTCGCAGCCGGCGTAGACAGCGAGGCGCTGTACCACCGATATCTGCGGCAGGCCTCTGCAATTGCAGACTGCACGGCGTTCAAGCAGCTTGACGCAgtcggttttctctctcctcgcggcaCTGACCGCGCAGGCAGGCCTCTtattcttttcttcgcggctCTCTTCCCCTCAACTCCCGTCGACGCAcacctcgtccttctctacATTATCAAAAGCCTCGATCCGTACATTCGTGACAAATACACTCTGCTCTACGTCAACACCG aggTTCACCACAGCCATATGCCGTCAATGGCTCTTTGGAAAGAGTTTTTCCATCTTTTTTCGCAATACGAAAACACACTCGATCAGCTCCTCGTTCTGCATCCCGGTCTTCTCTTCAAAGCGgccttcgcatgcatgcgtccttACCTGCCCGCTCATCTGTGGCACGGGACTTTTTATCTCGACAGCATCAAG GATCTCTCGATGCACGTGGACGACGCGCATCTGCTGCTTCCGAATTTCGTGGTGGAGTTCGACAAGAGACCCAGAAAGAAACTTCTAGGTCTGAGTCTctga
- the ABCG77 gene encoding ATP-binding cassette G family transporter ABCG77 (encoded by transcript TGME49_315560~Product name based on PMID:20487267.), producing MPSHPNLESTTPPVHDHSGGQPTESLTSICQKKIADYAVPVENYWSTDRLSPVALDRETTTVSEPRPIPSCYALSTIGSRSPAAEVRNSSASRCGGASPPSPENGAARSGVVQVLTPPRVVTLHKEADDSVQMKETEQAKRAARLQVFIRFTNLTFTPPRGLARQSVKEWAKKASCTQSSRQAIAGSDSVSGPCSKAPPPSAYARPRQILFGLSGYFAPGEIVGILGPSGAGKSTFLSVLCGRLKKGVGGLIDINGEPAPARMKKIVGYVMQQEYFFGNLTVEETLMYTARLRLGKKTSFAEKKARVEEVINSMKLNKCRGTRVGSAFCRGLSGGELKRLNIANELLLHPSLFLLDEPTSGLDASISAALLDMLKQLTRANRCTTVCTIHQPNSNVFMRFDRVIFLKDGHIVYQGKPSDVCAYFSSLNFHCPEGWNIADYALHVISASDDENFRRRSLTSTTAAGGDPITGSTHGEQVRLERETAQRSSVLARYRINSFEEPKEVGNLSADASSLGRGPFACRAARTSSGSDRTRETNLFGEIIGRQTREAGSVEAASELRNGQQPGETEKDDDKLTGAYGAQPDFSAAHGLEAVSVVKHFCDGPLRPPEESTASALSAATSHAEDADNHFLIKTYQRRINITTFQLRLHDLSIDLVKDPSEQKTHGCKAEHGDSQKCDCDPIKDYSGCGGITQHDAADAFLASSMIKSHSLERTHSGEDEPGPKSGHDQRKPNTLLEEGAAAETSMNSFEVFTATAVEATHEHILEPLNNKTTRQNVRSLDLAEQTKSVSGENLTLERMERRNILSSIPSCGCVLNRGTPQRNAEFSAGAPSLSNAQAWSDKLASFPAKKMEWSGRKFSKRTSFLSFDEEIKVAMSEPSYFQQVWVLVCRGIRKELKGKSTTLDLVQAAVIGAVVGSLYFQSCRDYSEEKLLDRMGLLYFTTSYYSFGPAYMAFTSFPAERAVISRERSSKAYKVSCYLLAKTMIDLVVQIFTPSLWLAIVYPLVGLPSDLGVFMAFWAQLVLLVCIAQAIGQLIAAIVVDDARLGGLLLSVILISSSISSGFYVQQQRLGPWISWLRWLSFQNYAVTNFVIVTVGSSSTLSCSEFSSFPTCPGQPITAEMITRRFTTALSPLSNITLMICTWLAIKLMCYGVLKKSLKLKS from the exons ATGCCCTCGCATCCTAATTTGGAGAGTACTACACCGCCTGTCCACGACCACAGTGGTGGGCAGCCAACGGAGTCCTTAACTTCAATTTGTCAGAAGAAGATTGCAGACTATGCGGTACCGGTGGAGAATTACTGGTCAACTGACCGTCTTTCGCCAGTGGCTCTTGACAGAGAGACCACGACTGTTTCAGAGCCACGCCCCATCCCCTCTTGCTATGCACTGTCTACCATAGGTAGCCGGAGTCCCGCGGCTGAGGTCAGAAACTCCTCAGCTTCCAGATGTGGAGGTGCAAGTCCACCTTCGCCTGAAAACGGTGCTGCACGAAGTGGGGTTGTTCAGGTGCTCACACCGCCTCGCGTTGTCACTCTTCATAAGGAAGCCGATGATTCTGTACAGATGAAAGAGACCGAACAAGCGAAGCGTGCTGCAAGGCTACAAGTG TTCATACGCTTCACAAACCTCACATTCACTCCTCCGCGAGGCCTTGCACGCCAATCCGTGAAAGAATGGGCTAAAAAGGCTTCCTGTACACAGTCGTCACGACAGGCAATTGCTGGTTCCGATTCTGTTTCGGGACCGTGTTCAAAGGCGCCTCCTCCGTCCGCATATGCTCGCCCCCGACAAATTCTCTTTGGGCTGAGCGGCTACTTTGCCCCTGGCGAAATTGTGGGAATCCTCGGTCCTTCTGGAGCAGGCAAAAGCACTTTCCTGTCTGTACTGTGTGGAAGGCTCAAAAAAGGAGTCGGCGGACTCATTGATATCAACGGGGAACCTGCCCCAGCGCGAATGAAGAAGATTGTTGGTTACGTGATGCAGCAGGAGTATTTCTTCGGAAATTTGACAGTCGAAGAGACACTGATGTACACCGCCAGACTGCGTTTGGGGAAGAAAACCAGTttcgcagagaaaaaagcacgGGTCGAAGAAGTTATAAACTCAATGAAGCTAAACAA GTGCAGAGGGACTCGCGTGGGGAGCGCTTTTTGCCGTGGCCTCTCCGGAGGAGAGCTGAAGCGTCTAAACATCGCGAACGAGCTGTTACTTCATCCGTCACTCTTCCTCTTGGATGAGCCCACAAGCGGACTGGACGCCTCGATCTCGGCCGCCCTTCTCGATATGTTGAAACAGCTAACACGAGCCAACAGGTGTACTACCGTCTGCACCATACACCAGCCTAACAGCAAT GTGTTCATGAGGTTTGATCGGGTGATCTTTCTCAAAGACGGCCACATCGTGTACCAGGGGAAGCCCTCCGACGTATGCGCctacttttcttctctcaatTTCCACTGTCCAGAAGGGTGGAACATTGCAGATTACGCACTGCACGTCATTAGTGCATCCGATGATGAGAACTTCAGGCGGCGCTCACTCACCAGCACGACTGCAGCCGGGGGAGATCCGATCACTGGCAGTACACATGGTGAGCAGGTCCGACTTGAGAGAGAAACCGCGCAGCGGTCTAGTGTTTTGGCACGATATCGCATAAACTCTTTCGAGGAACCAAAGGAAGTAGGAAACTTGTCCGCTGATGCGTCATCCTTGGGGCGCGGGCCCTTTGCCTGCCGAGCTGCACGAACCTCTTCTGGAAGTgacaggacgagagagacaaacctTTTTGGGGAAATAATTGGACGACAGACTCGTGAAGCTGGATCTGTCGAAGCTGCGTCCGAGCTCAGAAACGGGCAACAACccggagaaacggaaaaggACGACGACAAACTGACCGGAGCTTATGGGGCACAGCCTGATTTTAGCGCGGCGCACGGATTGGAGGCTGTAAGTGTCGTGAAGCATTTTTGTGACGGACCACTTCGACCTCCAGAAGAAAGCACCGCTTcagctctctctgcggcgacCAGCCACGCGGAAGACGCCGACAATCATTTTCTGATAAAAACGTACCAGCGACGAATTAACATAACAACTTTCCAGCTTCGACTTCATGATCTTTCCATAGATCTTGTCAAGGACCCGTCAGAGCAGAAGACTCACGGTTGTAAAGCAGAGCACGGGGACTCTCAAAAGTGTGACTGCGACCCTATCAAGGACTATTCCGGATGCGGAGGCATCACGCAACATGACGCAGCAGATGCCTTCCTGGCATCAAGTATGATAAAGAGTCATTCGCTTGAACGAACACACAGTGGCGAAGACGAGCCTGGGCCGAAATCAGGCCATGACCAACGTAAACCGAATACACTTTTGGAGGAAGGAGCGGCAGCAGAAACGTCGATGAACTCGTTTGAGGTCTTTACTGCCACCGCTGTCGAAGCCACCCACGAGCACATACTAGAACCGCTTAACAATAAGACCACCAGGCAGAATGTCAGGTCACTCGACTTGGCCGAACAAACAAAGTCTGTATCTGGCGAAAACCTGACATTGGAGAGGATGGAAAGACGAAATATCTTGTCGTCCATTCCTTCTTGTGGCTGCGTGTTGAACAGAGGCACTCCACAAAGAAATGCCGAATTCTCTGCAGGTGCCCCGTCGCTATCAAATGCGCAGGCATGGTCCGATAAACTTGCTTCCTTCCCTGCAAAGAAAATGGAATGGTCTGGGCGAAAGTTTTCCAAGAGAACGTCATTCCTGTCGTTTGATGAGGAAATCAAGGTGGCAATGTCGGAACCGAGTTACTTTCAACAGGTCTGGGTACTCGTATGTCGTGGGATCAGGAAGGAACTGAAAGGAAAGAGTACCACGCTTGATCTGGTACAGGCAGCTGTAATTGGCGCCGTCGTTGGTTCCCTTTATTTCCAAAGCTGCAGAGATTATTCAGAGGAAAAGTTATTGGACCGGATGG GTCTCCTTTACTTCACTACTTCTTACTACAGCTTCGGACCTGCCTACATGGCATTCACATCTTTTCCAGCTGAGCGCGCCGTTatctccagagaaagaagcagtaAAGCATATAAAGTGTCATGTTATCTTCTCGCCAAAACCATGATAGACCTCGTCGTCCAGATCTTTACTCCGTCACTGTGGCTGGCAATCGTATATCCGCTTGTCGGATTGCCCTCAGACCTTGGCGTGTTTATG GCTTTTTGGGCTCAGCTGGTACTGCTTGTCTGCATAGCTCAAGCCATAGGTCAACTGATTGCTGCGATCGTTGTGGACGATGCGCGCCTAGGGGGTTTGCTGTTGTCAGTCATTCTGATTTCATCTTCCATCAGTAGTGGCTTCTATGTTCAGCAACAGAGATTAGGCCCATGGATATCTTGGCTTCGATGGTTGTCTTTCCAGAACTACGCGGTGACAAACTTCGTAATAGTTACAGTGGGATCGTCTTCGACACTCTCGTGCTCGGagttctcttcgttcccAACTTGCCCAGGGCAGCCGATCACAGCAGAGATGATTACCCGCAGGTTCACAACAGCACTTTCGCCTTTATCCAATATCACCTTAATGATTTGTACATGGCTAGCCATCAAACTAATGTGCTATGGAGTCCTCAAGAAATCTCTTAAACTGAAGTCCTGA